The Geobacillus stearothermophilus ATCC 12980 genome contains a region encoding:
- the mutS gene encoding DNA mismatch repair protein MutS yields the protein MPSYTPMIQQYLHIKAQYPDAFLFFRLGDFYELFFDDAIKAAQELEITLTSRDGGDERVPMCGVPYHSAQGYIEQLIEKGYKVAICEQVEDPKTAKGVVRREVVQLITPGTLMEGKGLTEKENHYLAALTPFADGTYGLAYADLSTGEIRLTLLSSWEETANELHAVGAREIIVATDSGEEWVRELKERYGAAVSYEDDTSLCDEWNGVIGHVVQEKLRQAAARLLHYLVRTQKRRLDHLQPAELYQVDHYMKMDRHSKLHLELVETVRSKGRKGSLLWLLDETVTAMGGRLLKQWLDRPLIDRREIERRLDFVETLKTSYFERQELRDRLRGVYDIERLVGRVSYGNANARDLVQLKKSLLQVPALRQTVGALPLAEADKLCERLDPCEELVDLLERSIQEQPPLSVKEGNLIKDGYDKQLDRYRDASRNGKAWIAELEAKEREATGIKSLKVGYNRVFGYYIEVTKPNLPLVPEGRYERKQTLANAERFITPELKEKEALILEAEEKSIELEYELFVAIREQVKQYIPRLQTLAKAIAELDVLQSFATISDEYRYVRPQFSTERVLVIQGGRHPVVEKVLGAQMYVPNDCYMNREREMLLITGPNMAGKSTYMRQVALTAVMAQIGCFVPAERAVLPIFDQVFTRIGAADDLSAGQSTFMVEMLEACHAIDHATQNSLILFDEIGRGTSTYDGMALAQAIIEYIHDHIGAKTLFSTHYHELTALERSLPRLSNVHARAIEENGKVVFLHQIADGPADKSYGIHVAELAGLPASLIERARAILAELEKAAGKQEAAAGRMDDGALAEAGLAFQGNEALDVGSKVEREKASRPSAGAARDGVLAEAAFEQLSMFPDLAPAPVEPPLSSKEKKALAALKEINLLEMTPLEALNKLYELQKLLK from the coding sequence ATGCCATCGTACACACCGATGATCCAGCAATATTTGCACATTAAAGCGCAATATCCGGACGCGTTTTTATTTTTCCGGCTTGGCGATTTTTACGAACTGTTTTTTGACGACGCCATCAAGGCGGCGCAAGAGCTGGAAATTACATTAACAAGCCGCGACGGCGGCGATGAACGGGTGCCGATGTGCGGGGTGCCGTACCATTCGGCGCAAGGATATATTGAACAGTTAATCGAAAAGGGATATAAAGTCGCCATTTGCGAACAAGTCGAAGACCCGAAAACGGCCAAAGGCGTCGTTCGCCGCGAAGTGGTGCAGCTCATCACCCCAGGGACGCTCATGGAAGGCAAAGGGCTCACCGAGAAGGAAAACCACTACTTGGCGGCGCTCACGCCGTTTGCTGATGGTACATACGGATTGGCTTACGCCGATTTGTCGACCGGCGAGATTCGGCTCACGCTTCTTTCTTCGTGGGAGGAAACGGCAAACGAATTGCACGCCGTTGGAGCGCGGGAGATCATCGTTGCCACAGACAGCGGCGAAGAGTGGGTGCGCGAGCTGAAAGAGCGGTACGGGGCGGCGGTCTCTTATGAGGACGACACATCGCTATGCGACGAATGGAACGGCGTCATCGGCCATGTGGTGCAAGAAAAGCTGCGGCAGGCCGCAGCCCGTTTGCTTCATTACCTCGTCCGCACGCAAAAGCGGCGGCTCGATCATTTGCAGCCGGCTGAGTTGTATCAAGTTGACCACTATATGAAAATGGACCGACATTCCAAGCTGCATTTGGAATTGGTCGAAACGGTGCGGTCAAAAGGAAGGAAAGGCTCGTTGTTATGGCTTTTGGATGAAACGGTGACAGCGATGGGCGGGCGGCTCTTAAAACAATGGCTGGACCGGCCGCTCATTGATCGGCGCGAAATCGAACGGCGCCTCGATTTTGTGGAAACGTTGAAAACGAGCTATTTTGAACGGCAGGAGCTGCGCGACAGGCTGCGCGGCGTTTACGACATTGAGCGCCTTGTCGGCCGAGTCTCCTACGGCAACGCCAATGCCCGCGATCTCGTGCAGCTGAAAAAGTCGCTTCTTCAAGTGCCGGCGCTCCGTCAGACGGTCGGCGCGCTGCCGCTCGCTGAAGCGGACAAGCTGTGCGAGCGCCTTGACCCGTGCGAAGAGCTCGTCGATTTGCTCGAGCGCTCGATTCAAGAACAGCCGCCGCTTTCCGTCAAAGAAGGGAACCTCATCAAAGACGGGTATGACAAGCAGCTCGATCGCTACCGCGATGCGAGCCGCAACGGCAAAGCGTGGATCGCTGAACTTGAGGCGAAAGAGCGGGAAGCGACCGGCATCAAATCGCTCAAAGTCGGCTACAACCGAGTGTTTGGCTACTATATTGAAGTGACAAAGCCCAATCTCCCCCTTGTTCCGGAAGGACGTTACGAGCGGAAGCAGACGCTCGCCAACGCCGAGCGGTTTATCACCCCGGAGTTGAAGGAAAAAGAGGCGCTCATTTTGGAGGCGGAAGAAAAAAGCATCGAACTCGAATATGAACTGTTTGTCGCCATTCGCGAGCAGGTGAAGCAATACATCCCGCGCCTGCAGACGTTGGCGAAAGCCATTGCCGAGCTTGATGTGCTTCAATCATTCGCAACGATCAGCGACGAGTATCGCTACGTGCGTCCGCAGTTTTCCACGGAGCGCGTCTTGGTGATTCAAGGCGGCCGCCACCCGGTTGTCGAAAAAGTGCTCGGCGCGCAAATGTACGTGCCGAATGACTGCTACATGAACCGCGAGCGGGAAATGCTGCTCATCACTGGACCGAACATGGCTGGAAAAAGCACGTACATGCGGCAAGTGGCGCTCACCGCCGTCATGGCGCAAATCGGCTGTTTCGTTCCCGCCGAGCGGGCGGTGCTGCCCATTTTTGACCAAGTGTTCACCCGCATCGGCGCTGCTGACGACCTGTCGGCAGGACAAAGCACGTTTATGGTCGAAATGTTGGAGGCGTGCCACGCCATCGATCATGCGACACAAAACAGCCTCATTTTGTTTGATGAAATCGGGCGCGGCACATCGACGTACGACGGCATGGCGCTCGCCCAGGCGATCATTGAGTACATTCACGACCATATCGGCGCGAAAACACTATTTAGCACCCACTACCATGAACTCACCGCCTTGGAGCGTTCGCTCCCGCGGCTTTCGAACGTCCATGCCCGCGCCATCGAGGAAAACGGCAAAGTCGTCTTTTTGCATCAAATCGCCGACGGGCCGGCCGACAAGAGCTACGGCATTCACGTTGCCGAACTGGCCGGGCTGCCGGCTTCGCTCATTGAACGCGCGCGGGCCATTTTAGCGGAACTGGAGAAAGCGGCGGGAAAACAGGAAGCCGCCGCAGGCAGGATGGACGATGGCGCTTTGGCGGAAGCGGGTTTGGCTTTTCAGGGGAACGAAGCGTTAGACGTCGGCAGCAAGGTTGAGCGCGAGAAGGCCTCCCGTCCGTCAGCCGGCGCGGCGCGGGATGGCGTTTTGGCGGAAGCGGCGTTTGAGCAGCTGAGCATGTTTCCTGACCTTGCCCCGGCGCCTGTGGAGCCGCCGCTTTCAAGCAAAGAGAAAAAGGCGCTCGCGGCGCTGAAAGAGATCAATTTGCTCGAGATGACGCCGCTTGAGGCGCTCAACAAACTGTATGAACTGCAAAAGCTCCTCAAGTAA
- the mutL gene encoding DNA mismatch repair endonuclease MutL has product MGRIRKLDDLLANKIAAGEVVERPASVVKELVENAIDAHSTVINIELEEAGMAKIRVIDNGDGMEEDDCLLAFERHATSKIHNEHDLFRIRTLGFRGEALPSIASVSEVELTTGTGSGPGTKLVLQGGALVSRERAAGRKGTDITVSNLFFNTPARLKYMKTIHTELGHAADVVNRLALAHPDVSFRLRHQGKTLLATNGSGDVRHVLAAIYGAETARQMIPIEAESLDFTVRGYISPPDVTRASRNYISLVVNGRYVRSVPLIKAIEAGYHTLLPIGRYPIVFLSIEMDPVLVDVNVHPAKLEVRFSKEAELNELVTDAIRQAFRERTLIPSVSADSKMAKPKAEQAAWTFTHRVREPSVLSSDIGGGEDATAPFAPLTGDAPAERPSAAVRTDEWGIPDEHGPAFERKQEEEVGEERRALRLPTDGQAEDKAAADRLPPLYPIGQLHGTYILAENEHGLYMIDQHAAQERINYEYFRKKLGEATKEVQELLVPLMFEYPADEYERIAACRNELARCGVFLEPFGPRAFLVRSHPTWFPKGREREIIEEMIEQVLAAKTVDIKQLREQAAILMSCKRAIKANQHLRQDELFALLEALRQTTDPFTCPHGRPIIVHFSTYEIEKLFKRVM; this is encoded by the coding sequence ATGGGACGCATCCGCAAGCTCGATGACCTGCTGGCAAACAAAATCGCCGCCGGCGAGGTCGTCGAGCGGCCGGCTTCGGTCGTCAAGGAGTTGGTGGAAAACGCCATTGATGCCCATAGTACGGTCATCAACATCGAGCTTGAAGAGGCGGGAATGGCGAAAATCCGCGTCATCGACAACGGCGATGGCATGGAGGAAGACGACTGCTTGCTCGCTTTTGAACGTCATGCGACAAGCAAAATTCACAACGAGCACGATTTGTTCCGCATCCGCACGCTCGGGTTCCGCGGTGAGGCGCTGCCGAGCATCGCTTCTGTATCCGAAGTGGAGCTGACGACCGGCACGGGCAGCGGACCGGGAACGAAGCTTGTGCTTCAAGGCGGCGCACTCGTCTCCCGCGAGCGGGCGGCGGGGCGCAAAGGGACGGATATTACCGTATCGAACTTGTTTTTCAACACCCCAGCGCGCTTGAAATATATGAAAACGATCCACACCGAGCTCGGCCATGCGGCTGACGTCGTCAACCGGCTGGCGCTCGCCCATCCGGACGTATCATTTCGCCTCCGCCACCAGGGCAAAACATTGCTTGCCACCAATGGCAGCGGCGATGTCCGGCACGTGCTCGCCGCTATTTACGGCGCCGAGACGGCGAGACAAATGATCCCCATCGAAGCGGAATCGCTCGATTTTACCGTTCGCGGCTACATTTCGCCGCCGGACGTGACGCGCGCCTCGCGCAACTACATCTCGCTTGTTGTCAATGGCCGCTATGTGCGCAGCGTGCCGCTCATAAAAGCGATTGAAGCCGGCTACCATACGCTCTTGCCGATCGGCCGCTATCCGATTGTGTTTTTATCCATTGAAATGGATCCGGTGCTTGTCGATGTCAACGTCCATCCGGCAAAGCTCGAAGTCCGCTTTAGCAAGGAAGCAGAGCTGAATGAGCTCGTCACAGACGCCATCCGCCAGGCATTTCGCGAGCGGACGCTCATTCCGTCCGTATCTGCCGACAGCAAGATGGCAAAACCAAAGGCGGAGCAGGCGGCTTGGACGTTCACTCATCGCGTCCGCGAGCCGTCTGTCTTATCGAGCGACATCGGCGGCGGGGAAGATGCGACCGCCCCTTTTGCGCCGCTAACCGGTGACGCACCGGCTGAGCGGCCATCCGCGGCTGTGCGGACGGATGAATGGGGAATACCGGACGAACATGGGCCCGCTTTCGAGCGAAAGCAGGAGGAAGAGGTGGGAGAAGAACGGCGTGCCCTCCGCTTGCCGACAGATGGGCAAGCGGAAGATAAAGCGGCGGCCGATCGCCTGCCGCCGCTTTATCCGATTGGACAATTGCATGGGACGTACATTTTGGCGGAGAACGAACATGGGCTGTATATGATCGATCAGCATGCGGCTCAAGAGCGGATCAACTATGAATATTTCCGGAAAAAACTCGGCGAAGCCACGAAGGAAGTGCAGGAGCTGCTCGTTCCGTTGATGTTTGAATATCCAGCCGACGAGTACGAGCGGATCGCCGCCTGCCGCAATGAGCTGGCGCGCTGCGGCGTGTTTCTTGAGCCGTTTGGGCCGCGGGCGTTTCTCGTTCGCTCCCATCCGACGTGGTTTCCGAAAGGGAGAGAAAGGGAAATCATCGAGGAAATGATCGAACAAGTGTTGGCGGCCAAAACGGTCGACATCAAGCAATTGCGCGAACAAGCGGCGATCTTAATGAGCTGCAAGCGCGCCATTAAAGCAAACCAACATTTGCGCCAGGATGAACTGTTCGCTTTGCTTGAGGCGCTGCGGCAGACGACGGACCCATTTACTTGTCCCCACGGCCGGCCGATCATCGTTCATTTTTCGACATATGAAATTGAAAAACTATTTAAACGGGTGATGTAG
- a CDS encoding LysM peptidoglycan-binding domain-containing protein, which translates to MKKTVILTSTLIGSLLAGHAASAASYTVQKGDTLWKIARQSGTTVAALKQENDLSSDLIFPGQVLRVNEPNKSNESSSNTYTVEPGDTLSGIARKFSTTMDALLKLNPSITNPDFIRAGQKLQVAGGQERSNTYNVQPAAVPTSGRYIVQAGDTLLGIANKFQTTVDRLLALNPQITNPNIIRIGQAIKVAGGTTDVREAKQQVSAANSAATESSASLADRIIDIAEKYLGARYLYGASPSRTDVFDCSSFTMRVFGEAGISLPRTSIAQAQAGRTVSFGQLQKGDLVFFDTDSNGTINHVGIYAGNGQMINATVSLGVTYSSLTSSYWKTRFVKAVRVLN; encoded by the coding sequence ATGAAAAAAACGGTTATATTGACAAGCACGTTGATCGGTTCCTTGTTGGCCGGCCACGCGGCATCGGCGGCGAGCTATACGGTGCAAAAAGGCGATACGCTTTGGAAGATTGCCCGGCAATCCGGCACGACGGTCGCAGCGTTAAAGCAAGAAAACGATTTGTCTTCGGATTTGATTTTTCCCGGACAAGTATTGCGCGTCAATGAACCAAATAAATCAAACGAATCTTCTTCGAATACATATACGGTCGAGCCTGGTGATACGCTAAGCGGAATCGCCCGCAAGTTTAGCACGACTATGGATGCGCTGCTCAAGCTCAATCCAAGCATTACGAACCCAGACTTCATTCGCGCCGGGCAGAAGTTGCAAGTAGCAGGGGGACAGGAACGTTCCAATACATACAATGTGCAGCCGGCAGCCGTGCCGACAAGCGGCCGGTATATCGTGCAGGCGGGGGATACGCTGCTTGGGATTGCGAACAAGTTTCAAACGACGGTCGACCGTCTATTGGCACTGAATCCACAAATTACAAACCCGAACATTATTCGCATTGGCCAAGCCATTAAAGTGGCGGGCGGAACGACTGATGTCCGGGAGGCCAAGCAGCAGGTGTCGGCCGCCAACTCGGCTGCCACTGAGTCGTCCGCATCGCTTGCCGACCGAATCATCGATATTGCGGAAAAATATTTAGGGGCGCGCTATTTGTATGGAGCAAGCCCGTCGCGCACCGATGTGTTTGACTGCTCATCGTTTACGATGCGCGTTTTTGGCGAAGCCGGCATTTCGCTGCCGCGCACATCCATCGCTCAGGCGCAAGCGGGAAGAACGGTGTCGTTTGGCCAGTTGCAAAAAGGCGATCTCGTCTTTTTTGATACCGATTCGAACGGCACAATCAACCACGTCGGCATTTATGCTGGCAACGGGCAAATGATCAACGCCACCGTTTCGCTCGGTGTCACGTATTCGTCGCTCACGTCCTCATATTGGAAAACGCGGTTTGTAAAAGCGGTCCGGGTGCTTAACTAA
- a CDS encoding glycine betaine uptake BCCT transporter — protein MKKTTSVFSISIVIAIVFIIWGVVPESLLPRYNLKAVSNAVHSFLIDKFGWFYLLSASLFLAFSLFLIFSRYGNICLGRDGEEPEYSYMTWFAMLFSAGMGIGLVFWGVAEPVSHYYTPPTGEEATAEAARLAMRYSFFHWGLHPWAIYGVLALALAYFQFRKREAGVISRTLRPLLGARTEGGLGVAIDTLAVYATIFGVATSLGLGAIQISGGLHQLFPNISNSISTQLLIIVVVTALFMLSAQTGLNKGIKWMSNINIALALLLMLFMLFAGPTNFILDVFTSTIGTYLQNLPSMSFRLNPFEQNDWPKVWTIFYWAWWIAWAPFVGTFIARISRGRTIREFMIGVLAVPTIFSALWFSVFGGSALYLEQFQHAGIGEVMNEKGVEIALFFTFEHFPFAPLLSGIAILLICTFFVTSADSATFVLGMQTTKGSLNPPNSVKFVWGIIQSAAAAILLWTGGLQALQTASIIAAFPLAIIMILIVLSLIRSFQEEVTRKAKKPIQ, from the coding sequence ATGAAAAAAACAACAAGCGTCTTTTCTATTTCCATTGTGATCGCCATTGTGTTTATTATTTGGGGAGTCGTTCCGGAGTCTTTGCTGCCACGCTACAATTTAAAGGCGGTCAGCAACGCGGTGCACTCGTTTCTGATCGATAAATTCGGCTGGTTTTATTTGCTCAGCGCTTCGTTGTTTTTGGCGTTTTCTTTGTTTCTTATTTTTTCCCGTTACGGAAATATCTGCCTCGGCCGCGACGGGGAAGAACCGGAATACAGCTATATGACGTGGTTTGCCATGCTGTTTAGCGCCGGAATGGGAATCGGGTTAGTGTTTTGGGGAGTGGCCGAACCGGTGTCCCACTATTACACGCCGCCAACAGGAGAAGAGGCAACGGCGGAAGCGGCCCGTCTGGCCATGCGCTACTCGTTTTTCCATTGGGGGCTGCATCCATGGGCGATCTACGGCGTCCTTGCCTTGGCGCTCGCTTACTTCCAGTTTCGCAAGCGAGAAGCCGGGGTCATCAGCCGCACGCTGCGCCCGTTGCTAGGAGCGCGGACAGAAGGCGGTCTCGGTGTAGCCATTGATACGCTAGCCGTATACGCAACCATTTTTGGCGTCGCCACCTCGCTAGGGCTGGGAGCCATTCAAATCAGTGGGGGATTGCATCAGTTGTTCCCAAATATTTCAAACTCTATTTCAACACAACTGCTCATCATTGTGGTTGTCACGGCTCTGTTTATGCTCTCGGCGCAAACCGGCCTAAACAAAGGCATAAAATGGATGAGCAACATCAATATTGCGCTCGCATTGTTGCTTATGTTGTTCATGCTGTTTGCCGGTCCAACGAATTTTATTTTGGATGTGTTCACGTCGACGATCGGGACGTACTTACAAAATCTTCCCTCGATGAGTTTCCGGCTCAACCCGTTCGAGCAAAATGATTGGCCGAAAGTGTGGACCATTTTTTATTGGGCGTGGTGGATCGCATGGGCGCCGTTTGTGGGGACGTTTATTGCTCGCATTTCCCGTGGGCGCACGATCCGTGAATTTATGATCGGTGTCTTGGCGGTTCCAACGATTTTCAGCGCCCTTTGGTTTTCCGTGTTTGGCGGCTCAGCTCTTTATTTGGAGCAGTTCCAACATGCCGGCATTGGCGAGGTAATGAATGAAAAAGGAGTAGAAATAGCTCTGTTTTTTACATTCGAACATTTCCCATTCGCTCCATTGCTCTCGGGAATTGCCATTTTGCTCATTTGCACATTTTTCGTCACATCGGCAGACTCAGCAACGTTTGTGCTCGGCATGCAAACCACTAAGGGCAGTTTAAACCCGCCAAATTCGGTCAAGTTCGTCTGGGGCATCATTCAATCGGCAGCTGCGGCGATCTTGCTGTGGACTGGCGGTCTGCAAGCGTTGCAAACCGCTTCGATCATCGCTGCATTCCCGCTTGCGATCATCATGATTTTGATCGTTCTGTCCCTTATCCGTTCATTTCAGGAGGAAGTGACGCGAAAAGCGAAAAAACCCATCCAATAA
- a CDS encoding MDR family MFS transporter, with protein MSSRLSVMVSIVLAMLVASMDTTIMNTTMPIIAKELGGFSLYAWAFASYMITTTVLSPIAGRLSDLFGRKNVFSFGIILFLIGSLLCGLSQNMVQLVLFRAVQGVGAGFMMPFPAIIAGDLFPVEKRGKIQAFFTAMWGISAVLAPLLGSLFVEYATWRWIFYVNIPICLLSLVTLFPYKEVYEPKRAAVDYMGAVLFAAAISLLLLVTVVARGQWWYGAAGALLLVAFYFFEKRQPSPLVPLSLVHHRTLKWMNINGFVSCVALFGTSSYIPLFLQNVAHLSVFISGVALLGSSVGWMIAAVPAGKWILRYGYRPLLIIGNVLLVASGLLLALLNESHGFWYVFFVMFVQGLSFGLTSTVGVIGSQQLADAHEKGIATSFFMFCRNIGTAIGVTVMGAFLTKAPTFMTGIHHLFLFGLIGSIAALVTSLFIHDEAEAGRNTWQPEGTA; from the coding sequence ATGAGCAGCCGCCTGTCGGTCATGGTCAGCATCGTGCTGGCGATGCTCGTCGCGTCCATGGATACGACCATCATGAACACGACAATGCCGATCATCGCCAAAGAGCTTGGAGGGTTTTCTTTGTACGCCTGGGCGTTTGCGTCATACATGATTACAACGACCGTCCTGTCGCCGATTGCCGGCCGTCTGTCCGACCTGTTTGGCCGCAAAAACGTATTCAGCTTTGGCATCATTTTATTTTTGATTGGCTCGCTTCTTTGCGGTTTGTCGCAAAATATGGTGCAACTCGTCCTGTTCCGCGCCGTACAAGGGGTCGGCGCCGGGTTTATGATGCCGTTTCCGGCCATTATCGCCGGTGATTTGTTTCCGGTGGAAAAGCGCGGAAAGATCCAGGCGTTTTTTACCGCCATGTGGGGCATTTCCGCCGTCTTGGCGCCGCTTTTAGGCTCGCTGTTTGTCGAATACGCGACATGGCGCTGGATTTTTTATGTCAACATTCCCATCTGCTTGCTCTCGCTTGTGACGTTGTTTCCATATAAAGAAGTATATGAACCGAAGCGGGCGGCGGTTGATTATATGGGCGCGGTGCTGTTTGCGGCGGCGATCAGCTTGCTTTTGCTCGTCACCGTCGTTGCGCGGGGGCAATGGTGGTACGGGGCGGCCGGCGCGCTCTTACTTGTTGCGTTTTACTTTTTCGAAAAACGGCAGCCGTCTCCGCTCGTGCCGCTTTCACTTGTTCATCACCGCACGCTCAAATGGATGAACATTAACGGCTTTGTCAGCTGCGTCGCGCTGTTTGGCACGTCAAGCTACATTCCGCTCTTTTTGCAAAATGTTGCTCATTTATCGGTATTTATCAGCGGCGTTGCCTTGCTTGGCTCGTCCGTTGGCTGGATGATCGCCGCCGTGCCGGCCGGGAAATGGATTTTGCGCTATGGCTACCGTCCGCTTCTCATCATCGGCAATGTGCTGCTGGTTGCGTCCGGCCTGCTTCTGGCGCTGCTGAACGAAAGTCACGGATTTTGGTATGTTTTTTTCGTCATGTTTGTCCAAGGGCTGTCATTCGGGTTGACGTCGACCGTTGGGGTCATTGGCTCGCAGCAGCTTGCCGACGCTCATGAAAAAGGAATCGCGACATCCTTTTTTATGTTTTGCCGCAATATCGGCACGGCGATCGGCGTGACCGTCATGGGAGCGTTTTTGACGAAGGCGCCGACGTTTATGACCGGCATCCATCATTTGTTTTTATTCGGCCTCATTGGCAGCATCGCCGCGCTTGTCACCTCGCTTTTCATTCATGATGAAGCCGAAGCCGGCCGAAACACGTGGCAGCCGGAAGGAACGGCGTAA
- a CDS encoding methyl-accepting chemotaxis protein — protein sequence MNMKMTVRRKLLAGFGLVCVLIVWLVGFSYYEISKLNGTYTVIDKRVPKLVNVKELEVLIHRQVGSMRGYLLTGDETLRKNFEKAHEEYKKISEKLAAKLTREETKQQLAELDLLEQQFYELGQKTFDLKAQNKPEQYIALVTTTGRDLTTQFDEKVNQLVALQEQEMKKANDDASASAAAVKRLIIIVGLLTVAAGATVSYYISRSLSRPLLVLSDAAGRIAAGDLTKTKTGVRNRDEIGELAASFEQMAQNLREVLKEVAQNAEQVAASSEELAASAEQTSKATEQIAMTIQGVASGMDKQMRSVEETSAAVDSMSERIEQISGRAQSVSAIASEASRQAAEGGQTIEAGVAQMNKVNDTVERLADLIKGLGHRSEQIGSIIEAIRSIAAQTNLLALNAAIEAARAGEHGRGFAVVADEVRKLAEQSAQSAQQIAELIDAIQEETVHAVQSMESVVNEVTAGTNVIRASGEMFARIRAAVDEVAAQIRDVSTAVSDMVSSSEQMVRSVRLVADVAESTSAGAQEVSAATEEQLASMEEISASAASLSKMADDLQAIVNKFSL from the coding sequence ATGAACATGAAAATGACCGTGCGCAGAAAACTGCTGGCTGGGTTTGGCCTTGTCTGCGTATTGATTGTATGGCTAGTCGGCTTTTCTTATTACGAAATTTCCAAACTGAACGGTACATATACTGTCATTGACAAACGGGTGCCGAAGCTCGTCAACGTCAAGGAGCTGGAGGTGCTCATCCACCGCCAAGTCGGCAGCATGCGCGGCTATTTGTTGACTGGCGATGAGACGTTAAGGAAAAACTTTGAAAAAGCGCATGAGGAGTACAAGAAAATAAGCGAAAAGCTTGCGGCGAAGCTGACGCGGGAAGAAACGAAACAGCAGCTTGCCGAGCTCGATTTGCTTGAACAGCAGTTTTACGAACTTGGGCAAAAAACGTTCGACTTAAAAGCGCAAAACAAACCGGAGCAGTACATCGCCCTTGTGACCACAACAGGGCGCGACTTAACAACCCAATTTGATGAAAAGGTGAATCAATTGGTCGCTCTCCAGGAGCAGGAAATGAAGAAAGCTAATGATGATGCGAGCGCATCGGCGGCTGCGGTCAAGCGGCTGATCATCATCGTCGGCTTGTTGACGGTGGCGGCTGGAGCGACCGTCAGCTATTACATCAGCCGCTCGCTTTCCCGCCCGCTATTGGTGCTGTCGGATGCGGCTGGTCGGATCGCTGCCGGCGATTTGACCAAGACGAAAACCGGCGTCCGCAACCGGGACGAAATCGGCGAGCTGGCCGCTTCGTTTGAACAAATGGCCCAAAATTTGCGCGAAGTGCTAAAGGAAGTGGCGCAAAACGCCGAGCAAGTCGCCGCTTCGTCGGAGGAGCTGGCAGCGAGCGCCGAACAGACGAGCAAGGCGACCGAGCAAATCGCCATGACGATTCAGGGCGTTGCTTCCGGCATGGACAAGCAAATGCGAAGCGTGGAAGAAACGTCCGCCGCGGTCGATTCGATGTCTGAGAGAATCGAGCAAATTTCCGGACGGGCGCAAAGCGTGTCCGCCATCGCTAGTGAGGCGTCGAGACAAGCGGCTGAGGGCGGGCAAACGATCGAGGCGGGCGTCGCGCAAATGAACAAAGTGAACGATACGGTCGAGCGGCTGGCTGACCTCATTAAAGGGCTTGGCCACCGTTCCGAGCAAATCGGCTCCATCATCGAAGCAATCCGCAGCATCGCGGCGCAGACGAATTTGCTTGCGTTAAATGCCGCGATTGAGGCGGCGCGCGCCGGCGAGCACGGGCGCGGCTTTGCCGTCGTTGCTGACGAAGTGCGGAAGCTCGCCGAGCAATCGGCCCAATCGGCCCAGCAAATCGCGGAATTGATCGATGCCATTCAAGAAGAAACGGTCCATGCCGTCCAATCGATGGAGTCGGTCGTCAACGAAGTGACGGCCGGAACGAACGTCATTCGCGCCTCGGGAGAAATGTTCGCCCGCATTCGCGCCGCCGTGGACGAAGTTGCGGCGCAAATCCGCGACGTATCCACCGCGGTCAGCGACATGGTCTCTTCTTCGGAGCAAATGGTGCGCTCCGTCCGGCTTGTCGCTGACGTGGCCGAGTCGACATCGGCCGGTGCGCAGGAGGTGTCGGCGGCGACCGAGGAACAGCTGGCCTCGATGGAGGAAATTTCAGCTTCGGCCGCGTCGCTCTCGAAAATGGCGGACGATTTGCAGGCGATTGTCAACAAGTTTTCATTATGA